One part of the Oncorhynchus kisutch isolate 150728-3 linkage group LG22, Okis_V2, whole genome shotgun sequence genome encodes these proteins:
- the sqor gene encoding sulfide:quinone oxidoreductase, mitochondrial: protein MATVTVMHRQPALWRQCHRTAGIGVCRLHTSSSSASSKEHYKVLVLGGGTGGIAMSARMKRKLGAENVAVVETSEMHYYQPIWTLVGAGVKSVASSGRPTASVIPPGVKWVKSNVREIDPDANTVRTDNGMEISYQYLIVALGLQLHYEKIKGLPEIDDWEEFKIGSNYSVQTVEKTWSALQNFKEGNAIFSFPNTPVKCAGAPQKIMYLTDAYLRKTGKRATANIVYNTSLPVLFGIKKYADALWEIVKNRDIQVNLRHNLVEVRANKQEAVFENLDNPGETEVFEYEMLHVTPPMGPNPVIKGSSLADEGGWLDVNKETLQHNKYPNVFGIGDCTNLPTVKTAAAVAAQSSILDRTISKVLKNEKPDTKYDGYTSCPLVTSYSKVILAEFDYSGQPLETFPIDQSKERWTMYHMKADVMPPLYWHGLLKGFWGGPGPIRKIMHLGMK, encoded by the exons ATGGCAACAGTGACAGTCATGCACCGGCAGCCAGCCCTGTGGAGGCAGTGCCATAGGACGGCTGGTATTGGTGTCTGTCGTCTCCACACCAGCAGCAGCAGTGCCTCCTCCAAAGAGCATTACAAGGTCCTAGTGCTGGGAGGAGGAACTGGGGGCATCGCAATGAGTGCTCGGATGAAGAGGAAGCTAGGGGCGGAAAATGTGGCCGTAGTGGAAACCAGTGAG ATGCATTACTATCAACCCATCTGGACGTTGGTTGGAGCTGGAGTCAAAAGTGTGGCCTCCTCTGGTCGCCCTACAGCCAGTGTCATACCTCCTGGAGTCAAGTGGGTGAAATCGAATGTACGGGAGATCGACCCAGACGCAAACACTGTGCGCACAGACAATGGCATGGAG ATCTCCTACCAGTATCTGATAGTGGCTCTAGGTCTACAACTACACTACGAGAAG ATCAAAGGCCTGCCTGAGATTGATGATTGGGAGGAATTTAAGATTGGTTCAAACTACTCCGTGCAAACCGTGGAGAAGACTTGGAGTGCACTGCAGAACTTCAAGGAGGGAAATGCTATATTCTCTTTCCCCAACACTCCGGTGAAGTGTGCAGGAGCACCACAGAAGATCATGTACCTGACCGATGCTTATCTCAGAAAG ACAGGGAAAAGAGCAACTGCCAACATCGTGTACAACACGTCACTGCCAGTGCTGTTTGGGATCAAGAAATATGCAGATGCATTGTGGGAGATAGTGAAGAATCGCGACATCCAGGTGAATCTCAGACACAACCTCGTAGAGGTCCGGGCCAACAAGCAGGAGGCCGTGTTTGAAAACCTTGACAATCCTGGAGAAACTGAAGTGTTTGAG TATGAGATGCTTCACGTCACTCCTCCAATGGGACCCAACCCGGTGATTAAAGGATCCTCATTGGCTGATGAGGGTGGCTGGCTGGACGTCAACAAAGAGACCCTTCAACATAACAAGTATCCCAATGTGTTTGGGATCGGAGACTGCACCAACCTGCCAACAGTCAAAACAGCTGCTGCGGTGG CTGCTCAGTCTAGTATTCTGGACAGGACTATTTCAAAAGTCTTGAAGAATGAAAAGCCGGATACGAAG TATGACGGCTACACTTCCTGCCCTTTGGTGACGAGTTACAGTAAAGTCATTCTGGCTGAGTTTGACTATAGTGGTCAGCCATTGGAGACATTCCCCATTGACCAAAGCAAGGAGAGATGGACCATGTACCACATGAAAGCTGACGTGATGCCTCCTCTGTACTGGCATGGTCTTCTCAA GGGATTCTGGGGCGGACCAGGACCAATCAGGAAAATCATGCACCTTGGGATGAAATAG